CCATTCGGTCGCTCTGTGATTCGCCATAGAGAGGCCCGACTCGAGTAGAGCGCCGCGTCGCGTCTGTGACGTCACGTAGGCGCCTCTAGCTGAAGGCTTTCCCCGCCCACCCTGACAGTGTTCTCTCTTTCCGGACCTGGCTAAGCAGGAGGCGCCATCATGGTGAGTGTGCTTTGAGATGCTCCCGGCTCGACTATCCGCCGCCATCCGTCGCGGTCTTGGGCTGGGGGAGTCCAGGAGGGGTGCAGAGATGTCAGGGCTGTTCGAAGGGGAAGACTCCCGCGGTGTGGGGGGGGGAGTTATTTTGGGAGCTCGAAGACCAGGGATGGGTCAGACTTACCGGCCTCCAGTCCCTTCCGTCCTCACTTATTATTAAAGCTCCAATTGAGTAGATGACCAAATGGAGGCGCAAGGAGGTTAAGTGATGTGACCGGGGTCGCAAtgccaggaagtggcagagccgaCATTCGGACCCTGGCGTAGGACCCACATCCATGCTTGccctcttgtcttttttgtctTCTCCACCCGGACCTGTCGCTCTCCTGGCCTGGAACGTTGGGTTCTgggcggggggccggggaggggggagctCGCCACCGTCCAGTGCCCCGGTTTTGCAGCCGTGGTCCCTGCCAAGTCTGTGATCTTGCTTTTCTTGGCTGTGACCCCAGTAACTTGGTCTGTCCCGCGTCACCGATGTGCGTTTGGGAAGTCGTAGGAAGCACGCATCAGAGGTTACTGCGTGCATGAGGTGTTGGAGAAAAGGGAGCTAGGAATCATTCTGTAGTTCTTTACAGTTCCTGGCACGGCCTGTTAGAGACCCTCAGGACAGCAGCCGGGGTCTGGGGGAAACCGTGGCTTCCTTCGGTTTTCTCAGCTCAAGTGGGAAACGGCTTCATAAGGCTGCTGGAGTCAGGCAGGTTGTGCGCGAAGGTTCTGGTCGTAGTTCTACATGGAGTAAGTTGCAAATAAAGGCTCTTTGCTGTATTTTTAGGGAGGGCCTGTCCTTGGCCTATATAATCGGAAAACACCCCttctaaaaagtgaaaatttctgAGTCGACGCGTCTGCTCTGTTAAGGCTTTTCAGGGTGCTGTGTGCCTTGTGCTGAAGGCTTTGTAGCATTCTTGTTTGTTGTCTCTTCAGAGACCGGGGCCCTAGCACGTCCTCGGGGATGGGTAATGCAGTCGTTTTGTGGGGGTGAGTGATCTGCTAGGTCAGGTttgggtccatagtctctcctcaACTCTGCAGGGAGTCGACATCCGGCACAACAAGGACCGAAAGGTTCGGCGCAAGGAGCCCAAGAGCCAGGACATCTACCTGAGGCTGTTGGTCAAGGTGAGGCTGAGGCCTGAGAGCCTTAGGCCGGGCTGTCCAAAACTGCAGCTTCCAGAACCGGCATTCTGGGCCCCAGGCCATTCCGGGGCCCTGTGGGGCAGGCGCACATCCATGGTTCTGCCCAAGGCTTCTGGGGTTCAGCGTTTTCAGCCTCTGGGGAGGGGATTTGGGGGCTCCCTTGGGCTCAGTGGGGTGGAGGAAAGCCATAAAAACCTCGTCAGGCCAAGCCATGCTGTTTTGTCTTTCAGCTGAAGGTTGGGGGGTATGTGAGCCACCCTGGGTTTccatccttcttttctctctcctccagttGTACAGATTTCTGGCCAGACGAACCAACTCTACCTTTAACCAAGTCGTGTTGAAGAGGTTGTTCATGAGTCGCACCAACCGGccacctctgtccctctcccgGATGGTGAGGGGCTGATTTGGGGAACAACCGAATTGTGTCttagagctggggtggggggtttgggggccTGGCCATCAGCTGGTTGACTTCACCCCGTGGTGGGCACACCCTTGGGGTTGTAGCTGAACAGCGGTGGGTCTTTTGAGTGGCTTGGACTCATCTCATTGTGACGTGAGGGTTGGCTGCGGTGGCTTTGTCTTGTGGGTCAAGTCTTACATGTCCTAAGTGCTCCCGAAGGAGAGCTCTGTTGAAGGCTCTGTGCTTGCATTGTGTCTCCAGGGTTTTTCCCTGGCTGGACTTGAGGTCAGGCCTCTGCTGGCTGAGAGGCGAGGCGTGGGTGGCTTTATCCCCTTTAGGGCCCAACAGTCTGTCCTGGGGATGCGTGACCAGTGGGGTTGGATTTAAACGCCAAAAGGAGCTTCCTTAGTGTGTGTTTGTCCTCCCCACCAAAGATCCGGAAGATGAAGCTGCCCGGCCGGGAAAACAAAACCGCTGTGGTTGTAGGGACCATAACCGATGACGTGCGGGTCCAGGAGGTGCCCAAACTGAAGGTGAGTATGTATGGAGCGGGCACAGGGTCATGGTGGGTGGGCTGGCGCCCCGACCTGGCTCGTGTCCTCGCTCTCCTGATGATCTCTGTCACCGGTGCCATGAGGCTTGTGATGCCTTCCCagtcccctctcttctctgggtGAGGTAGGTGTCACACCTCCTGGTCTGGGTGGCTTTTAGGATGGAAGGGGGATTGTCCTTGGCATTAGGCATGGTGGGTGTCCCCAGGCAAGAGCCTTCTGGGTCCCTCCCTAATGGCGGTGCTTGCTGGTTCTTGAGCCTTACAGCCTGGCTTCACATCTAGATTTCTTGGCCACTCAGTGGCCTGTGGACAGAGTCCTGGGTCTTTTTTAATTCCTCCGTTTCCTTATCCGTAATAAGTTCAGGTTGTGGTCTTAAGGGAGGTTTTGGACATAAACTGTTAAGAACTGCTATTGGCACTCAGGGAAGCTTTCCCTAGTGGCAGTCTTACTGGGCTCTGCAAGCATCTAAATGCCTCTGCTGGGCCAGAGCCAAGGAGAGGAAGGCCCTGCAGTCCCTGGGTGGCTCTACGGGGTGGGGGTTCTGACCGTGCCCGTCCCATGTGTCCCCCAGGTATGCGCGCTGCGTGTGAGCAGCCGTGCCCGGAGCCGCATCCTCAAAGCTGGAGGCAAGATCCTCACCTTTGACCAGTTGGCCCTGGACTCCCCCAAGGGCTGTGGCACCGTCTTGCTGTCTGGTGAGTGATGTTCAGTGGCTCCCATGGCGACTTACTGGAATTGGGTCCCTGGCTGATCCCATCTTTCCCTCCCTAGGGCCACGCAAGGGCCGAGAGGTGTACAGGCATTTTGGCAAGGCTCCCGGAACCCCACATAGCCACACCAAGTGAGTACACCCAGTCCTGCTGTCTGGGCCTTGCCATGCTTCCGGTCCCTTCTGTTTCGCACTCTAGTCCAGCCGCAGCCTTCCCTGGAACTCCCCCACCTCGATTTCCCCGCTTTGTCCTCAAGCTGTTTACTCCCCGTTGCTGAGATCGCTGCCAGGCTGcatctcccacctccctcttGCCCTGCTCAGCTTTTCCAGCAACCTACTCAGTGTCCCTTCCCCGCCCCTTCTGATGTCCCTGTGCTGCTCTGTGAGAGCGAGCCACGCCCTGCTCAGGGCTTCCTCAACATTTCCACCCCAGCGGGGCCACACTCTAAccctcttttccctccccacAGACCCTACGTGAGATCCAAGGGCCGGAAGTTTGAGCGCGCCAGAGGCCGGAGGGCCAGCCGAGGCTACAAAAATTAACCCCAGATCCTGCGTTGTTATTAAAGATTTTGAATTCTGATGGTCCTCTGTGTGTTTCTGGGGGGGGGACGGGAGGGGATTGGAGTGAATTGGAGCCTTCGAGGTGGACCGAGTGGGTGCCCATCTCCATGGAGACCAACCAGCCAAGGAGAAGCCCTTCCATCTGCTGGGCAGAGTCCCGCTCTCCCTGCAGACGCCCTCTAGTGGCTATGATGCCTGCTTGTCGATCTTGCACTTTTGGACACTCGGGCCTCCCTATGGCCAAAGTCCCGCCCCCTTAATAAGCTAGGTGACAGGTGTTTCCGAACATGTTACTTTGCCCGGATTAGTCACACCTGCTGCTATGGGCAAGGGATGGTGGGTGGGGCATAGGCCGGGAAGTACAGAGGGGTTGggactggtgggggaggggtacatGGGAACAGGTGAGTTGCTCCCCTTTTTCCCCCTTGAGTCTGGCGGGCCACTGGGCCCTGGGCCAGTAACCTGACGAGTGTGTTCCTTGCATTAGGGCCTTCCGGTACCCGCACAGGAGGCCTTTCCCAGGGACCTGCTGTGTGGGCCCTCCTCTGTTTACACAAGGGGCTGGGTTCCCCGGATCCCAGGCTAAAACCTGATGAATGAGGCCAGACGCAGGAAGAACAACAGAAATAAGAGCAAGAGGTTTCCAGACCCCCGCATTCCGACCTCTGAAAAGGCAAGACAAGGGAAAGGGGATGGGGGACTGAACATGTTGGAGCTGGATGGGGTGAGAGGGAGTCCTGCTTTTATTCCTCTTCTCTTTGTAGGCCTTTTCACTGTGGTGTGGAGGAAGGAAGCCGCCTGGGTGTGCGATTGGAAGGAGGGGCTGCCGGTTTGAGGGGATCGGGTCCACAGGCCAGAGGTTGGGTCAGGAACCTCCAAGGGTGGTCCTTGGCCAGGAACAGGTGGATGGTCAGCAGGAGATTGTGGGATTCAGGCAGAAACCCAGACAGCTCAGCTCGGCCAGGGATCAGCATAGATCAGGGGACAACCCAAGACAATTCTGGCTGGGAGACTGAGGGGGGGGTGGCCAGTCCAAGGAACAGTGGCAAGTCAGGCCCTCCAGCTAGAAGGACCGCTGAGGTCATGGGCAGGTCCCCTGGTGCTGCAAGCCCCCATTGAGTGTATCCTCCACTGGAGCAGCCCAAGTAGGGGTGATGCCTCAGGGGCAGAGTCCCCAAGCGACAGAGACTAAGACCTCCTTTCCCCTCTGGTGAAGGGGGCCCAGACTTAGGGCTAGAGCCCGTTCCTCCCAAACCGAGAGAGCAGGTCCAAAGGGGAGGTGCCTGGGATGGTCAGTCAGTGAGAACCAGTGAGCCAGCCACCTGTCGTCAGGAAAGACATTCCTCTGGACACTGCAGGGTGCTCCACCAGGCGGCTAGGTACCAGCACTACTAGTGGAAAGCAGTCAATGTTTGCCAAATAATCAAAAAGACCAGCTGGACAGGGTCAGTTACATGTGGTATCTATCGGTcaagggcagagaggcagcccaTTTCACCTTCAGTCAGGGATGGTTGGGTGCTAGAGACAGGCGGGCAGCCTGTGGCTGTTGCCTGGAGATGGTTGTCTAGTCAGCCGGACCTCTGGTCAGGCCAGTTGGCCCTTCAGCCTGACGGAGACTGATCCAGCAAACGGGTCCGTTGGGACCGCTAGACCCCAAGACAGCTAGTAGGAAGTTCAGATGGCCAGCCTGTCACTGTGGCGGCTGGAGGCAGGCGACTAGCTGGTCTGATCTGAGCAGCGCATGGCCTGGGCAGTGTGATTGTCAGGACGGGGAGCCGGGGACACAGGGGACTTCACGGAGCGACCCTGGAAGCCTCAGCCAGCCACATAACGCCAGCCTCACGGTCGTCCCTCACGAGCAGCccaatggcagcctcccagttgGCGGCGCTGGAAGGAGAGGAGTCAGGGGCCGGGGGACTGCCCTTGACGGAGGCCAGCCCCGGCTTCCTGTATTCTGAGGGCCAGCGGCTGGCGCTGGaggctctgctgagcaagggCGTGGAGGCATTCGAGGCCTGCATGCAGCGTGAGGGGCTACGGCCCTTCCTGAGCGGGGAAGAGCTCCAGAGCCTGGTGGCGGCAGCTGAGGACTGGACTGCATCCAAGCAGCCGCCCggcagggcagcagagggagcCCCTGCCACCGATCGGGACTCCGGCAGCCTGACTTACTGGCCAGGACATTCAGAGGAGCTGGTGCCCACGCTGCGCCTGGGCTGGCCAGAGGATCTGGCCTGGAAGGGAATCACCCGGGCTCAGCTGTACACTCAGCCCCCCGAAGAGGGCCACCCCCCCCTCAAGGAGCTGGTGCGCCGGGAAATCCAGGCTGCCTGCAAGGTGGGGGTCTCAGAGGGCCTGGTGTCCACTCCCCAGACCCGGACATCCTCACATGCCAGCTCCCGGACCTGGGAGTGGCGCATCCCCTCGAGCCCTGGGCGTCTCACCCTTGCCCTCCTGGGACTCATGAGTCCACGCCTTGCATCCCCCAGGACCCAAGTGTCCACATTCCCCAGACCTCCTCCTTACTCTCTCTCCAAGGCCTGGGTCCCCCAGAGCATTCATGCCCCTTGGACCTAATTATGACCTCTTGGTTTCAGTCACCTACCCCACTGCACCCCGCCCCACCCTTAGGATAGGTGTTCATCCTTCCTCCCACAGAGGGCCTAGGTGTCTCCCCTACAGCCCCCCGGAGAGCCTCTTCTTTATCTAACAGCTTGTGCCGGCCAGATCCCACGCTAAGTGCCTTACGTGGGTTAACATTTATAATCACCAGGAGGGTCCTGGAGGTTGGGACTTATTATCCCAAGTGaggagagatggggaaactgaggcacagaaggttAAGTCTCTCACCGGTAAGTGGCCAAGTGGGGATTTGAACCAAGGCTGTCTGGCCCATGGGTCAGGAGTCATTTCTGCTACATGTTTCTGCCTGCAAGATCCAGGCCCTCAGTGCCCCCTGCCCTGGTCCCCAGAGATCCCCTGGGTGGCCAAGCAGATTATCCCTCCTCCCCATTCAGGGCACCCCCAAGGACCCAGCCCACTGAGACCTGGAGCAGGGCCACCATCCAGTGTTACAGCACACGGGGCACCGTGTGCCACTGCAGACACGATTATGATGAATTTTCCAGAAGTAGAGACCTCGGTTTTCGGGAAGGACGGTCTTTTCCTCATTCCCATGTGGGTGCTGTATGCATAGTGGGGGGTCTCTCCCACAGCTCCCCTGAACGTCTTGTCGAGGCCAGGCATTTAAACTCCCATGCCCAGGAAGCCTCAGTCCCCAgggtcctcccccaccccctgaacATCCCCAGAGCTCCAGGCTCCATCcacagcccctctccccactccccagctaGTGGCTGTGGTCATGGACATCTTCACTGACCCAGACCTGCTTCTGGACCTGGTAGACGCCGCCACACGTCGCTGGGTGCCTGTCTACCTGCTTCTGGACCACCAGCGGCTGCCTGCCTTCCTGACACTGGCCCAGCAGCTGGGGGTGAACCCCTGGGGCACCGAGGTAGGAGCCTGGCAGGAGAGACCTGAGTCCCCATTCTCCTGGCACTAGGGCCAGCCAAGGGGGGAGGCAGACCCTTCCAAGGCGTCCTGCTCATCGAGATGGATGCCCGCTGAGAGTTCCGATGCCCACCCATGGCACTGGGGGAATTAGAGGCGAGTCTTCCCATGGGATCCCTCTGAGTTAGGGGTATCTCCAAGAGATCCCCGAAGCTCAATATTGGTAACTCTGGAAAAGCTGGGACAGACCTTTCTATAGAGCCATGGGCCACCCAGGTCCTAGCCAGCCTGGAGGGATCCCCCCCTGCCCTGAGCCCTAGGCAGTGAGTAGGGGTGTACGGGGTTGGCCTGAGTGAGGGTGTACTTCCTCTACTCCAGAACCTAGATATCCGTGTCGCGTGGGGCTGCAGTTTCCAGAGCCGCTGGCGACGGCAGGTGAGCGGCAATGTGCGGGAGAAGTTTGTGCTGCTGGACGGCCACAGGGTCATCTCCGGATCCTACAGGTGCGGCTGCCCCCCCAACCAAAACCACCACCTGGTGGTGTCCTGTCCCCAACTCTCAGAGTAGTAGGTGCCCCTTTCCACCAGCCTCACTTTCCTGGTCTGTGAAATGGGTCTAAGCACCCTCACTGGTAGAGGATGGGCATACCAAGGGGCAGAACCCACTTGGGGTCGAAACAGACCTGCCCCAGCGtagcagggggtgggggtctggCTGTGGCTCCTCCTGCTGGCCAGCTTGGTGACAgggccaggggggggggggggcgggggggggggggtcatctcTTCGACACTGTgtctcctcatctggaaaacaggGCCCATAGTTTGTGTGTGGGTTTCAAAACCAGGACGACCTGGATGGGAGTCCTAGCTCTGCCTTGGGGTAACTCCATCTCTCTAAGCATCtgtaacaaaaataagaattggTAAGCAAGGGACCCGACCCTCATCCTGGCTTGTGTCCCTCTTCCCCTGTGTTCAGGGTCTAGCTCCTGGCTCCTTGCCTTCTTAGCTCTGTGACAGACTGGCTCGGTGCCTCCCCCTACTCTGTACCATTTCCCCATCTGGAAAGTGTGAATTAATAACAGCAACTGCCCCATAGGGTGGTCTTGTGGCAGGGAACGGGGTGCGTGGACCCTCAGGTCGGGTAGCCTGGCTTCAAACTGGGGCTCTGCCAGCTCctggctgtgtgattttgggcaaCTGacctcacctctctgtgcctcccttccccttctaTAGATCGGGATGATACGGTTAGTCCCTCTAGAACAGGGTTCCCtcacatttggggccagataattctgTGTTGGGGGTACGTCCTTGGGCATCGTGGGGGTCTGCAATGAATTTCCAGCCTCCACCCTGTAGATGTCGGGAGCACCCTGCTCCCCTATTAAGACCACCAaaagtgtctccagacattgccagctGTCCCCTGCGGGGAGTGCTGATGTGTCCAGCGGATGACCAGTGCTCTCCACTGGTGGTTTTCAATCTTGGGCCTGCCTGTGTCGGGATCACCCGGACTCCCCCCTAAAAACACAGATCTGGGGCGCCTTTGCAGCCCTACCCCCTGGGAATGGGCATTTCCCGCGAGATCCCTGCCCAACCCCGGTGCTGCCGCTCTGGGGACCACCCTCGGGGGAACCGCTACCCTGGCGACTGGGGCCGTCTCGGAAAGCACCTGCCTTCCCTCCCGGCTTTGTCCGGGGGTTCAAGCGAGATCAAGGTGCCCTGGCATGTAACAGAAGCAGCGCTCCGTGAACGTTAGCGGTTGTTTATTGTCGTTGTTCATTTGAACCATATTTCATCGACTCTAAGGTGCCCCCGACAAAAAGAAGCATCCCGATCGACATGGGAAAAGCTACACGTCTTAGAACCCATGAAATACAGTAGAGGGGTCCAGCCAAACCCTTCGGGCCGTATTCGGTGGCCTGAGGATGCTTCGCCCCGGGCTCCGGGCGGACAGCCCTGGTAATGGATGAAGCCGGGGCCACACGAGGTTGTCCAGGGCCTCTGGCCATTTAAtgggggggaaggggtggaggcgGGGGGCTCGGGGAGCAGCGGAGCCGGGAGACCAGTCCCAGGCCCTGCCCTTCGGGTTGGTCAAAGCAAATGtgggagcagcagcagcacgCCCAGCGCCAGGCCGGCGGCGACCCCTTCCGTCCGGCCGCCTGCGGGATTGGGGGCCCTGTTACACATGTGGCCGTAGCAGCAGGTGGAGGTGAGCGTGTAGGTGACGCCCATATAGGTGACCGGCTCCTCGTGACCGCAGGACGTGGACACTATGCAGCCTTTGTTGATGATGGGGCCGAGGCCCGGGGCCACCCCGATGCCTGTGAAGCATTCCTCATCGTCGCCACAGCGCATGTGGATGCCGGGACACTGCTTGGAGTCAGTCAGCTCACAGAACACACAGTCCTTGGCGCCTGTGGTGCCCGGGGGCAGAGCCATTACCAGAAGCAGCAGCCAGCCGAGGACCATGGTGCCCTGGCGGCGGTGACAGTGCCCAAGCCAGGCCGTGGGCTTCCTGGGCCTCCCGGAACTGCTGGATGATGCTCCCGAGGCCTGCGAGACTTTTGCCCCTGGTCTGGGCCTCCCAGGGTCAGCGCACGGAGGGTCCTCGTTTCCCAGCGCTCTGTGTCCCTCTCAGGGTCTCCGTCGTGACTGCAGCTCACGAGTCCTTGGGTCTCAGAAGATTCCCCGGGACAGAGACAAGCCAGCGGCTGCTACCTGATGGCACTCTTTGTGGAGCGGAATGGGGTGACCTCACAGACCCCTCCAGGCTCCCACTGGCCCCTCCAGGGGTGAGGTCAcaggtggggggaagggtgtCATAATCTGCAGGCAGATGGGCCTGCTGACCTGCCAGGGAGCAAGGACACGGCCACTCCGCCAAGGTAAGGATGCTTGGACCAACCCTCGCCATCCCGGTGACTGACACATCCGTTCTCCGGGCACTGGGCCCACTGGGGCACACGACCTATGGTGAGCCCATT
The DNA window shown above is from Mustela nigripes isolate SB6536 chromosome 17, MUSNIG.SB6536, whole genome shotgun sequence and carries:
- the RPL18 gene encoding large ribosomal subunit protein eL18, whose translation is MGVDIRHNKDRKVRRKEPKSQDIYLRLLVKLYRFLARRTNSTFNQVVLKRLFMSRTNRPPLSLSRMIRKMKLPGRENKTAVVVGTITDDVRVQEVPKLKVCALRVSSRARSRILKAGGKILTFDQLALDSPKGCGTVLLSGPRKGREVYRHFGKAPGTPHSHTKPYVRSKGRKFERARGRRASRGYKN
- the FAM83E gene encoding protein FAM83E; this encodes MAASQLAALEGEESGAGGLPLTEASPGFLYSEGQRLALEALLSKGVEAFEACMQREGLRPFLSGEELQSLVAAAEDWTASKQPPGRAAEGAPATDRDSGSLTYWPGHSEELVPTLRLGWPEDLAWKGITRAQLYTQPPEEGHPPLKELVRREIQAACKLVAVVMDIFTDPDLLLDLVDAATRRWVPVYLLLDHQRLPAFLTLAQQLGVNPWGTENLDIRVAWGCSFQSRWRRQVSGNVREKFVLLDGHRVISGSYSFTWSDSRLHRGLVTLLTGDIADAFSREFRTLYAASSPLPAAPTQHPFVSTVGGLRLAHSPHRVAHRRSVAPMLPLPHDGLLAQRLAACRVFEGDRQETPAAPGPALSDVLRSVQHARTPSGPPARPSRSLWDLSRLSQLSGSSDGDSEFKTSWGSKDTPAKALMRQRGTGGAPRGETEPHPLSQSQPWGGTLPLHPALRLRYLSPTRRRFGADTASKLLERQGSQQPVRAAQAGLRGQP
- the SPACA4 gene encoding sperm acrosome membrane-associated protein 4, translating into MVLGWLLLLVMALPPGTTGAKDCVFCELTDSKQCPGIHMRCGDDEECFTGIGVAPGLGPIINKGCIVSTSCGHEEPVTYMGVTYTLTSTCCYGHMCNRAPNPAGGRTEGVAAGLALGVLLLLPHLL